The following proteins are encoded in a genomic region of Nicotiana sylvestris chromosome 4, ASM39365v2, whole genome shotgun sequence:
- the LOC104228857 gene encoding 15.7 kDa heat shock protein, peroxisomal: protein MALFGDPFRRFLLSPTIYRNSSGSAALLDWFESPNSHIFKINVPGYSKEDIKVQVEDGNVLVVKAEGGGKKDEFLGKEKEIVWHVAERGGGRGDFFREIELPDDVKVDQIKAQVENGVLTIVVPKDVTSKQSKVRNINITSKL from the exons ATGGCGCTTTTTGGTGATCCTTTCAGACGATTCTTATTGAGTCCCACAATTTATCGCAACTCTTCTGGTTCTGCTGCTCTTCTAGATTGGTTTGAATCTCCTAATTCTCACATCTTCAAAATCAATGTCCCAG GCTATAGCAAGGAGGACATAAAGGTGCAAGTTGAAGATGGGAATGTACTAGTGGTGAAGGCGGAGGGTGGCGGCAAAAAAGACGAATTCCTCGGAAAAGAGAAGGAGATAGTGTGGCATGTGGCGGAGAGAGGCGGAGGAAGAGGAGATTTCTTTAGGGAAATTGAGCTGCCGGATGATGTGAAGGTGGATCAAATCAAAGCTCAAGTTGAGAATGGTGTTCTCACCATTGTTGTTCCAAAAGATGTAACTTCAAAACAATCCAAAGTTAGGAACATTAATATTACCAGTAAGCTGTAA